A section of the Vidua macroura isolate BioBank_ID:100142 chromosome 23, ASM2450914v1, whole genome shotgun sequence genome encodes:
- the UBE2J2 gene encoding LOW QUALITY PROTEIN: ubiquitin-conjugating enzyme E2 J2 (The sequence of the model RefSeq protein was modified relative to this genomic sequence to represent the inferred CDS: deleted 3 bases in 2 codons), whose protein sequence is MGIFGIQKFFPRLSGLTPSLLEPGQVDREALPEAAPDFFGIFVVSQRCIPLFSRHYVVRGPELTPYEGGYYHGKLIFPREFPFKPPSIYMITPNGRFKCNTRLCLSITDFHPDTWNPAWSVSTILTGLLSFMVEKGPTLGSIETSEFTKRQLAAQSLAFNLKDKIFCELFPEVVEEMKQKQKAQDELSSRPPSLPCPTWLPDGDAHFGHNGHPLLHGHVALAPGHAGGLAQPPRNHGLLGGALANLFVIVGFAAFAYTVKYVLRSIAQE, encoded by the exons AAGTTCTTTCCCAGGCTGTCAGGTCTGACTCCCTCTCTCCTGGAGCCTGGGCAGGTGGACAGGGAAGCTTTGCCTGAGGCTGCTCCTgatttttttgggatctttGTGGTTTCCCAGCGTTGCATTCCCCTTTTTTCCAGGCACTACGTGGTGCGAGGGCCTGAGCTGACCCCATATGAAG GTGGATATTACCACGGAAAATTAATATTCCCTCGAGAATTCCCTTTCAAACCCCCCAGTATTTATATGATCACCCCCAATGGAAGGTTCAAGTGCAACACGAG GCTCTGTCTGTCCATCACGGATTTCCACCCGGACACGTGGAACCCGGCCTGGTCCGTGTCCACCATCCTGACGGGGCTGCTCAGCTTCATGGTGGAGAAGGGGCCCACCCTGGGCAGCATCGAGACCTCCGAGTTCACC aaaaggcagctggctgcacagagcttagcatttaatttaaaagacaaaatcttCTGTGAGCTCTTCCCTGAAGTGGTGGAG gaaatgaagcagaagcagaaggcCCAGGACGAGCTGAGCTCCAGACCTCCCTCGCTG CCCTGCCCGACGTGGTTGCCGGACGGGGACGCGCACTTCGGGCACAACGGGCACCCCCTGCTCCACGGGCACGTGGCCCTGGCGCCCGGGCACGCCGGGGGGCTGGCGCAG CCCCCCAGGAACCACGGACTCTTGGGGGGAGCCCTGGCGAACTTGTTTGTCATCGTGGGCTTCGCCGCCTTCGCCTACACAGTCAAGTACGTGCTGAGGAGCATAGCCCAGGAGTGA